One window from the genome of Streptomyces sp. NBC_01476 encodes:
- a CDS encoding cellulose-binding protein, whose translation MSDTSSPFGFELVRRGYDRGQVDDRITKLVADRDSALTRITALEKRIEELHLETQNAQAQVNDSEPSYAGLGARVEKILRLAEEEAKDLREEARRAAEQHRELAESAASQVRNDAESFAADRKAKAEDEGARIVDKAKGDATQLRADAQKDAQAKREEADALFEETRAKAAQAAADFETNLAKRREQSERDLASRQAKAEKRLAEIEHRAEQLRLEAEKLRTDAERRARQTVETAQRQSEDIVADANAKADRIRSESERELAALTNRRDSINAQLTNVREMLATLTGAAVAAATSPADDEPISRGVPAQQSR comes from the coding sequence ATGAGCGACACTTCCTCCCCCTTTGGCTTCGAGCTCGTGCGGCGCGGATATGACCGCGGACAGGTGGACGACCGCATCACGAAGCTCGTCGCCGACCGTGACAGCGCACTGACGCGCATCACCGCGCTGGAGAAGCGCATCGAGGAGCTGCACCTCGAAACCCAGAACGCCCAGGCTCAGGTGAACGACTCGGAGCCGTCGTACGCGGGCCTCGGCGCGCGTGTGGAGAAGATCCTCCGTCTTGCCGAGGAGGAGGCGAAGGATCTGCGCGAGGAGGCCCGCCGCGCGGCTGAACAACACCGCGAACTGGCCGAGTCGGCCGCTTCGCAGGTGCGCAACGACGCGGAGAGCTTCGCCGCCGACCGCAAGGCCAAGGCCGAGGACGAGGGCGCGCGGATCGTCGACAAGGCGAAGGGCGACGCCACCCAGCTGCGGGCCGACGCGCAGAAGGACGCGCAGGCGAAGCGGGAAGAGGCCGACGCGCTCTTCGAGGAGACCCGCGCCAAGGCCGCCCAGGCCGCCGCGGACTTCGAGACCAACCTGGCCAAGCGCCGCGAGCAGTCCGAGCGTGACCTGGCGTCCCGTCAGGCCAAGGCCGAGAAGCGCCTGGCGGAGATCGAGCACCGCGCCGAGCAGCTCCGCCTGGAGGCCGAGAAGCTCCGTACCGACGCCGAGCGCCGGGCCCGCCAGACGGTGGAGACCGCGCAGCGCCAGTCCGAGGACATCGTGGCCGACGCGAACGCCAAGGCCGACCGGATCCGCAGCGAATCCGAGCGCGAGCTGGCGGCGCTCACCAACCGCCGCGACAGCATCAACGCGCAGCTGACCAACGTCCGCGAGATGCTGGCCACGCTCACCGGTGCGGCGGTGGCCGCGGCCACCTCCCCGGCCGACGACGAGCCGATCTCCCGGGGTGTGCCGGCGCAGCAGTCGCGCTGA
- a CDS encoding MTH1187 family thiamine-binding protein, which translates to MIVAFSVSPLGVGEDVGEYVADAVRVVRESGLPNRTDAMFTSIEGEWDEVMDVVKRAVAAVEARSPRVSLVLKADIRPGVTDGLTSKVETVERYLAP; encoded by the coding sequence ATGATCGTCGCCTTCTCCGTCAGTCCGCTCGGCGTCGGTGAGGACGTCGGAGAGTATGTGGCCGACGCGGTGCGGGTGGTCCGGGAGTCCGGGCTGCCGAACCGCACCGACGCGATGTTCACCTCGATCGAGGGCGAGTGGGACGAGGTGATGGACGTGGTCAAGCGGGCGGTCGCCGCCGTCGAGGCCCGCTCCCCGCGGGTCTCGCTGGTCCTCAAGGCCGACATCCGGCCCGGTGTCACCGACGGGCTCACCTCGAAGGTGGAGACCGTGGAGCGCTACCTGGCCCCGTAA
- a CDS encoding acetyl-CoA C-acetyltransferase has protein sequence MSSQAARTSVIVAGARTPMGRLLGSLRGFSGAELGGFAIKAALERSGVTGDQVQYVIMGQVLQAGAGQIPARQAAVKAGIPMSVPALTVNKVCLSGLDAIALADQLIRAGEFDIVVAGGQESMTNAPHLLPKSREGHKYGAIEMLDAMAYDGLTDAFENIAMGESTEHHNARLGIERAPQDAFGALSHQRAAAAQKNGLFDAEIVPVEVPQRKGEPVVFSQDEGIRPETTAESLGRLRPAFSKDGTITAGTSSQISDGAAAVVVMSRARAEELGLSWLAEIGAHGNVAGPDNSLQSQPSNAINHALTKAGLTVGDLDLIEINEAFAAVAVQSMKDLGVTPEKVNVNGGAIALGHPIGMSGARLVLHLALELRRRGGGVGAAALCGGGGQGDALIIRVAGKTAAAGA, from the coding sequence ATGAGCAGCCAGGCAGCACGTACGTCCGTGATCGTCGCAGGCGCCAGGACTCCGATGGGCCGGCTGCTGGGCAGCCTGCGCGGCTTCTCCGGGGCGGAGCTCGGCGGCTTCGCGATCAAGGCGGCGCTGGAGCGGTCCGGCGTGACCGGGGACCAGGTGCAGTACGTGATCATGGGACAGGTGCTGCAGGCCGGCGCGGGACAGATCCCGGCCCGCCAGGCCGCCGTCAAGGCCGGCATCCCGATGAGCGTCCCCGCGCTGACCGTCAACAAGGTCTGCCTGTCGGGCCTGGACGCCATCGCGCTCGCCGACCAGCTGATCAGGGCCGGCGAGTTCGACATCGTGGTGGCCGGCGGCCAGGAGTCGATGACCAACGCCCCGCACCTGCTGCCCAAGTCCCGTGAGGGCCACAAGTACGGCGCGATCGAGATGCTCGACGCGATGGCGTACGACGGCCTCACCGACGCCTTCGAGAACATCGCGATGGGCGAGTCCACCGAACACCACAACGCCCGGCTCGGCATCGAGCGCGCCCCGCAGGACGCCTTCGGGGCCCTGTCCCACCAGCGGGCCGCCGCGGCGCAGAAGAACGGGCTCTTCGACGCCGAGATCGTGCCGGTGGAGGTCCCGCAGCGCAAGGGCGAGCCGGTGGTCTTCAGCCAGGACGAGGGCATCCGCCCGGAGACCACCGCCGAATCCCTCGGCAGGCTCCGTCCGGCGTTCTCCAAGGACGGCACCATCACGGCCGGCACCTCCTCGCAGATCTCCGACGGCGCCGCCGCGGTGGTGGTGATGAGCCGGGCCAGGGCGGAGGAGCTGGGCCTGAGCTGGCTCGCCGAGATCGGCGCGCACGGCAATGTGGCGGGGCCCGACAACTCGCTCCAGTCCCAGCCGTCCAACGCCATCAACCACGCGCTCACGAAGGCCGGTCTGACCGTCGGTGACCTCGATCTGATCGAGATCAACGAGGCGTTCGCCGCGGTTGCGGTCCAGTCGATGAAGGACTTGGGTGTGACACCTGAAAAGGTGAACGTGAACGGCGGCGCCATCGCGCTGGGCCACCCGATCGGGATGTCCGGAGCACGCCTGGTCCTGCACCTGGCGCTCGAACTGCGGCGGCGCGGCGGCGGGGTCGGGGCGGCGGCGCTGTGCGGCGGCGGCGGCCAGGGCGACGCACTGATCATCCGGGTGGCCGGGAAGACGGCAGCGGCCGGCGCGTGA
- the scy gene encoding polarized growth protein Scy: MRGNDSYRADDQLSLLDAELERLRTERGKAVDHADDLGYQVEVLRAKLHEARRNLAARPAYDNIGHQADQLLRNAQIQADQLRADAERELREARAQTQRLLQEQAEHQARFEAEWHAEAIARRRQLDEELAERRATVETHVNENVAWAEQLRARSESQARRLLDETRAETEATLAAARTEAARVAEQTSQRLTADAETARAEAEQLLRRARTDAERLLTAASAQAQEATSEAEQLRTTTRGESDEARARAIELSRLAEERLREADEALRTARAEAERLRDEATAGAAKRLAATESENEQRTRTARAEIARMVNEATREVEAAKAEAEQTVADARADAERIRVEATEAARAAASEDAAAQLAQAARSAEEILTKASEDARSTTKAAAEEAERIRREADAEGQRLRAEAEASAQELRGAAQDDTEEYRARTVELQEEARRLRGEAEQLRADAVAEGERIRGEARREAVQQIEEAASKAEELLARAKADGEEVRQSAATEADRMRTESVERASALNAKAEEALRAARAEAEELRAEAERQAGALRDDAERAAQEQRAEADTLVARMRAEAETDLVRLREEAESRVTAAEQSLRDANAEADRIRGEAEQEAERLRTETAERVRTLQEQAETEAVRLRDEAAADAAQSRAEGESIAVRLQAEATADAERLRTEAQETADRVRAEAATAAERIGLEAAEALAAAQEEAARRRREAEELLGAARTDAEQERDRAGRESEELLAAARRRVEEAAAEADRLVAEAEQRSAEMVAAAEQTAQQVRDSVAHLHQEAEEEIAGLRSAAEHAAQQLRSDAQGEADRLHADANSERERASEDAARIRRESQEEAEAARSLADRQVNEAIEESDRLRAEAREDANRMRTDAAGQADQLVSKAREEAERLGILARDTLENAERDAENTRNESQRILDEAREAANKRRSEAAEQADELIGKAQAEARQTAAEAEERADAMVGAARDEAERIVSEATIEGNSLVERSRTDADTMLREARQDQTAIRERTEELRSRTESEVEALHERARREAAEAMKSVGERVDKLVAAATEQLAEAEAKAAEIKSTATAEASKVRIAAVKKVEGLLKEADQKKAEAEREAERVKAEARAEAERTVGEGRRELEILVRRREDINAEISRVQDVLEALESFEAPGSAGSKSTVAAGAGAGTTRTSGKRIDDAPLD; this comes from the coding sequence GTGCGGGGCAACGACAGCTACCGGGCTGACGACCAACTCTCTCTGCTCGACGCCGAACTGGAACGCCTTCGGACCGAGCGGGGCAAGGCCGTCGACCACGCCGACGACCTCGGATACCAGGTCGAGGTGCTGCGCGCCAAACTGCACGAGGCGCGGCGCAATCTGGCCGCGCGTCCTGCGTACGACAACATCGGCCATCAGGCCGACCAGTTGCTCCGCAATGCCCAGATCCAGGCCGACCAGCTGCGCGCCGACGCCGAGCGCGAGCTGCGCGAGGCCCGCGCGCAGACCCAGCGGCTGCTGCAGGAGCAGGCCGAGCACCAGGCCCGCTTCGAGGCCGAGTGGCACGCCGAGGCGATCGCCCGCCGCCGCCAGCTGGACGAGGAGCTCGCCGAGCGGCGGGCCACCGTCGAGACCCATGTCAACGAGAACGTGGCCTGGGCCGAGCAGCTGCGGGCCCGCAGCGAGTCGCAGGCCCGCCGGCTGCTGGACGAGACCCGCGCCGAGACCGAGGCCACGCTGGCCGCCGCCCGCACCGAGGCGGCCCGGGTCGCCGAGCAGACCAGCCAGCGGCTGACCGCGGACGCCGAGACCGCCCGCGCCGAGGCCGAGCAGCTGCTGCGCCGGGCGCGCACCGACGCCGAACGGCTGCTGACCGCCGCCTCCGCGCAGGCCCAGGAGGCCACCAGCGAGGCCGAGCAGCTGCGTACCACCACCCGCGGCGAGTCCGACGAGGCCAGGGCCAGGGCGATCGAGCTGTCCCGGCTGGCCGAGGAGCGGCTGCGGGAGGCCGACGAGGCGCTGCGCACCGCCCGTGCCGAGGCCGAGCGGCTGCGCGACGAGGCGACGGCCGGCGCCGCCAAGCGGCTGGCCGCCACCGAGTCGGAGAACGAGCAGCGCACCAGGACCGCCCGCGCCGAGATCGCCCGGATGGTCAACGAGGCCACCCGCGAGGTCGAGGCCGCCAAGGCGGAGGCCGAGCAGACCGTCGCCGACGCCCGCGCGGACGCCGAGCGGATCCGGGTGGAGGCCACCGAGGCGGCCCGCGCGGCGGCCTCCGAGGACGCCGCCGCCCAGCTGGCACAGGCCGCCCGCTCCGCCGAGGAGATCCTGACCAAGGCGTCCGAGGACGCCCGCTCCACCACGAAGGCCGCCGCAGAGGAGGCCGAGCGGATCCGCCGGGAGGCCGACGCCGAGGGCCAGCGGCTGCGCGCCGAGGCCGAGGCGTCCGCCCAGGAGCTGCGCGGCGCCGCCCAGGACGACACCGAGGAGTACCGGGCCAGGACAGTAGAGCTGCAGGAGGAGGCCCGCCGGCTGCGCGGCGAGGCCGAGCAGCTGCGGGCCGACGCGGTCGCCGAGGGCGAACGGATCCGCGGCGAGGCCCGCCGCGAGGCGGTGCAGCAGATCGAGGAGGCGGCCAGCAAGGCCGAGGAGCTGCTGGCCAGGGCGAAGGCCGACGGCGAGGAGGTGCGGCAGAGCGCCGCCACCGAGGCGGACCGGATGCGTACCGAGTCCGTGGAGCGGGCCTCCGCGCTGAACGCCAAGGCGGAAGAGGCGCTGCGGGCCGCCCGCGCGGAGGCCGAGGAGCTGCGGGCCGAGGCCGAACGGCAGGCCGGCGCACTGCGGGACGACGCAGAACGGGCCGCCCAGGAGCAGCGCGCCGAGGCCGACACCCTGGTGGCCCGGATGCGCGCCGAGGCCGAGACCGACCTGGTGCGCCTCCGCGAGGAGGCCGAGTCCCGGGTCACCGCCGCAGAGCAGAGCCTGCGGGACGCCAACGCCGAGGCGGACCGGATCCGCGGCGAGGCCGAGCAGGAGGCCGAGCGACTCCGGACCGAGACCGCCGAGCGGGTCAGGACCCTGCAGGAGCAGGCCGAGACCGAGGCGGTACGGCTGCGGGACGAGGCGGCCGCGGACGCGGCACAGAGCCGCGCCGAGGGCGAGAGCATCGCCGTACGGCTGCAGGCGGAGGCCACCGCCGACGCCGAGCGGCTGCGGACCGAGGCGCAGGAGACCGCGGACCGGGTACGTGCCGAGGCCGCCACCGCCGCCGAGCGGATCGGCCTGGAGGCAGCCGAGGCGCTGGCCGCGGCCCAGGAGGAGGCGGCCCGCCGCCGCCGCGAGGCCGAGGAGCTGCTGGGCGCGGCCCGTACCGACGCCGAGCAGGAGCGCGACCGGGCCGGGCGGGAGAGCGAGGAGCTGCTCGCCGCCGCCCGCCGCCGGGTCGAGGAGGCCGCCGCCGAGGCGGACCGGCTGGTCGCCGAGGCCGAGCAGCGGTCCGCCGAAATGGTGGCCGCCGCCGAGCAGACCGCCCAGCAGGTCCGGGACTCGGTCGCGCATCTGCACCAGGAGGCCGAGGAGGAGATCGCCGGGCTGCGCTCGGCGGCCGAACACGCGGCGCAGCAGCTGCGGTCGGACGCCCAGGGCGAGGCGGACCGGCTGCACGCCGACGCCAACTCCGAGCGCGAGCGGGCCTCCGAGGACGCGGCGCGGATCCGCCGGGAGAGCCAGGAGGAGGCCGAAGCGGCCCGTTCGCTGGCGGACCGTCAGGTCAACGAGGCGATCGAGGAGTCCGACCGGCTGCGCGCGGAGGCCCGCGAGGACGCCAACCGGATGCGTACCGACGCCGCCGGGCAGGCCGACCAACTGGTCAGCAAGGCGCGCGAGGAGGCCGAACGCCTCGGTATCCTGGCCAGGGACACCCTGGAGAACGCCGAACGGGACGCCGAGAACACCCGGAACGAGTCGCAGCGGATTCTGGACGAGGCCCGCGAGGCGGCCAACAAGCGCCGCAGCGAGGCCGCCGAGCAGGCGGACGAGCTGATCGGCAAGGCGCAGGCGGAGGCCCGGCAGACCGCGGCCGAGGCCGAGGAGCGGGCCGACGCGATGGTCGGCGCCGCCCGCGACGAGGCCGAACGGATCGTCAGCGAGGCCACCATCGAAGGCAACAGTCTGGTGGAGCGGTCCCGGACCGACGCCGATACGATGCTGCGCGAAGCCCGCCAGGACCAGACCGCCATCAGGGAGCGGACCGAAGAACTGCGCTCCCGTACCGAATCCGAGGTCGAGGCCCTGCACGAGCGGGCCCGTAGGGAGGCCGCGGAGGCGATGAAGTCCGTCGGCGAGCGGGTGGACAAACTGGTGGCCGCGGCCACCGAGCAGCTCGCCGAGGCGGAGGCGAAGGCCGCCGAGATCAAGTCCACGGCCACGGCGGAGGCGAGCAAGGTCCGGATCGCCGCCGTGAAGAAGGTCGAGGGCCTGCTCAAGGAGGCCGACCAGAAGAAGGCCGAAGCCGAGCGGGAGGCGGAGCGCGTCAAGGCGGAAGCGCGTGCCGAGGCCGAACGCACGGTGGGCGAAGGCAGAAGAGAACTGGAGATCCTGGTGCGCCGCAGAGAAGACATCAATGCGGAGATCTCCCGTGTCCAGGACGTGCTGGAGGCGTTGGAGTCGTTCGAGGCACCGGGCAGCGCAGGTTCCAAGAGCACCGTAGCCGCAGGTGCCGGCGCCGGAACCACCCGAACGAGCGGCAAGCGTATCGACGATGCTCCACTCGATTGA
- a CDS encoding MFS transporter: MTTDSEHSSRGGNHPSPAGSAPAPTTPGSSEDSRSKYGAVFAVREFRPIFAAHVLSVLGSVFAEVSLAVLVFRQTGSAVLTALIFALGFLPYALSGVLLSGIADRLPTRQVLVSCDLVCAACVLVMAVPSTPLALLFVLRTVVSMVTPLFTGARAASLADILHGDLFILGRSLVRIVSQSSQIIGYGIGGLVLVWLAPRTALCITVGTFLCSALLLRLGTRALAARVSGTGAMMRDSIASAGRLLSSPRIRALLLMWWLPPMFCVVAEGVAAPFADAAGAGTAGFGVLLAAMPAGTVIGEIAAGTLLDPLARERVAIPLAAISMVPFVCFVVHPTLPFAIALLLCTGLCMAYSLGIDKWFVLDVPEDMRGRAMSLLAAGMMTLQGLGMTVGGAVAEWVPPYAVIAGAGAVGTVSVLPVLKSVRHTRRIQAATAA, translated from the coding sequence ATGACAACGGACAGCGAGCACTCTTCTCGCGGTGGCAACCACCCTTCGCCGGCCGGATCAGCCCCCGCTCCCACCACCCCTGGGAGCAGCGAGGACAGCCGCAGCAAGTACGGTGCGGTGTTCGCGGTCCGCGAGTTCCGGCCGATTTTCGCCGCCCATGTGCTGTCCGTGCTGGGCAGTGTGTTCGCCGAGGTCTCGCTCGCCGTCCTGGTCTTCCGCCAGACCGGTTCCGCGGTGCTCACCGCGCTGATCTTCGCCCTGGGTTTTCTGCCGTACGCGCTCAGCGGGGTGCTGCTCTCCGGCATCGCCGACCGGCTGCCCACCCGTCAGGTGCTGGTCTCCTGCGACCTGGTGTGCGCGGCCTGCGTCCTGGTGATGGCGGTGCCCTCGACCCCGCTGGCGCTGCTCTTCGTGCTGCGTACCGTGGTCTCGATGGTGACGCCGCTCTTCACCGGCGCGCGGGCCGCCAGCCTGGCCGACATCCTGCACGGCGACCTGTTCATCCTGGGCCGCTCGCTGGTGCGGATCGTCTCGCAGAGTTCGCAGATCATCGGGTACGGCATCGGCGGTCTGGTCCTGGTGTGGCTGGCGCCGCGCACCGCGCTGTGCATCACCGTGGGCACCTTCCTGTGTTCCGCCCTGCTGCTGCGGCTCGGCACCCGGGCGCTCGCGGCGCGGGTCTCCGGCACCGGGGCGATGATGCGCGACTCGATCGCCTCGGCCGGACGGCTGCTGAGCAGCCCGCGGATCCGGGCGCTGCTGCTGATGTGGTGGCTGCCGCCGATGTTCTGCGTGGTGGCCGAGGGCGTCGCGGCGCCCTTCGCGGACGCGGCCGGCGCCGGCACGGCGGGCTTCGGCGTCCTGCTCGCCGCGATGCCCGCCGGGACCGTCATCGGGGAGATCGCGGCCGGCACCCTGCTCGACCCGTTGGCGCGTGAGCGGGTCGCGATTCCGCTGGCGGCCATCTCCATGGTGCCGTTCGTCTGCTTCGTGGTGCACCCGACGCTGCCGTTCGCCATCGCCCTGCTGCTCTGTACCGGCCTGTGCATGGCCTACTCGCTGGGCATCGACAAGTGGTTCGTGCTCGACGTCCCCGAGGACATGCGCGGCCGGGCCATGTCGCTGCTCGCCGCGGGCATGATGACCCTTCAGGGCCTGGGCATGACGGTCGGCGGCGCGGTCGCCGAGTGGGTCCCGCCCTACGCGGTCATCGCCGGCGCGGGCGCGGTGGGCACCGTCTCCGTCCTGCCGGTCCTCAAGTCCGTCCGGCACACCCGCCGTATCCAGGCGGCCACCGCCGCCTGA
- the mce gene encoding methylmalonyl-CoA epimerase translates to MLTRIDHIGIACFDLDATVAFYRATYGFEVFHSEVNEEQGVREAMLKINETPDGGASYLQLLEPTRDDSAVGKWLAKNGEGVHHIAFGTGDVDTDSEAIRDKGVRVLYDEPRRGSMDSRITFLHPKDCHGVLTEIVTAAKDLKERQSTLHP, encoded by the coding sequence ATGCTGACTCGCATCGACCACATCGGCATCGCGTGCTTCGACCTCGACGCGACCGTCGCGTTCTACCGGGCCACCTACGGCTTCGAGGTCTTCCACAGCGAGGTCAATGAGGAGCAGGGGGTGCGCGAGGCCATGCTGAAGATCAACGAGACCCCGGACGGCGGCGCTTCCTACCTGCAGCTGCTGGAGCCCACCAGGGACGACTCCGCGGTCGGCAAGTGGCTGGCGAAGAACGGCGAGGGCGTGCACCACATCGCCTTCGGTACCGGGGACGTCGACACCGACTCCGAGGCCATCAGGGACAAGGGCGTACGGGTGCTGTACGACGAGCCGCGCCGCGGTTCGATGGACTCCCGGATCACCTTCCTGCACCCCAAGGACTGCCACGGGGTGCTGACCGAGATCGTCACCGCGGCAAAGGATCTCAAGGAGCGGCAGAGCACCCTGCACCCCTGA
- a CDS encoding DUF3817 domain-containing protein has product MELKTAAALRRLRLISAPEAVSFLLLLICSVLKRTTDFNAVPVMGMVHGVLFILYVVFWALAWARVRWPLGRAALYAVLSVLPTGGFFAERMLARECEAAVARARTAAGEVPASEAVGAA; this is encoded by the coding sequence GTGGAACTGAAGACCGCCGCCGCTCTGCGCCGGCTGCGTTTGATCTCCGCCCCGGAGGCGGTGTCGTTCCTTCTGCTGCTGATCTGCTCGGTGCTCAAGCGCACCACCGACTTCAACGCCGTGCCCGTGATGGGGATGGTGCACGGTGTGCTCTTCATCCTCTACGTGGTCTTCTGGGCGCTGGCCTGGGCCCGGGTCCGCTGGCCGCTGGGCCGGGCGGCGCTGTACGCGGTGCTCTCGGTACTGCCGACCGGCGGGTTCTTCGCCGAGCGGATGCTGGCCCGCGAGTGCGAGGCCGCGGTGGCCAGGGCCCGTACCGCCGCCGGCGAGGTGCCGGCGTCAGAAGCGGTGGGTGCGGCATGA
- a CDS encoding ArsR/SmtB family transcription factor produces MSFRMRFAAEDLLRCRFAISPLRETQAAIRTLSRPDRHGYHLPWLRQVRGAAAGLDLTPLRLLSPENGHGPDFLHPLPDAPLATLEDELDTVRATAPDIARRQMAAALAQTPGADRMRRGRAMLADPADAVRQLAALYEQVWAALLLPHWPRLRAVLEADVAYHARRLADGGMQRLFTGLHPKLSWSDGALTTTGHVPRLPEAGGQGLVLVPSVFFWPEAGSAFDPPWQPTVVYPARGIGGLWAETGPAASTALIRLLGANRAAILTALDAPSTTTALAHRHALAMSSVSAHLVVLRDAGLLASRRYGHQVLYERTPLGVALAGGGLP; encoded by the coding sequence ATGTCGTTTCGCATGCGATTTGCGGCAGAGGACCTGCTGCGCTGCAGATTCGCCATCTCGCCGCTCCGCGAGACACAGGCCGCGATCCGTACGCTCTCCCGCCCCGACCGCCACGGCTACCACCTGCCCTGGCTGCGGCAGGTCCGCGGCGCCGCGGCCGGCCTGGATCTGACCCCGCTGCGGCTGCTCTCGCCGGAGAACGGCCACGGTCCGGATTTCCTGCACCCGCTGCCGGACGCCCCGCTGGCCACGCTGGAGGACGAACTCGACACGGTCCGGGCCACCGCGCCCGACATCGCCCGCCGCCAGATGGCCGCCGCGCTCGCGCAGACCCCAGGCGCCGACCGGATGCGCCGCGGCCGGGCGATGCTGGCCGATCCGGCCGACGCCGTACGGCAGTTGGCCGCCCTCTACGAACAGGTGTGGGCGGCGCTGCTGCTGCCGCACTGGCCACGGCTGCGGGCCGTCCTGGAGGCCGATGTGGCCTATCACGCGCGGCGGCTGGCGGACGGCGGCATGCAGCGGCTCTTCACCGGGCTGCATCCCAAACTGAGCTGGTCCGACGGGGCGCTGACCACCACCGGCCATGTGCCGCGGCTGCCGGAGGCCGGCGGGCAGGGGCTCGTCCTGGTGCCCAGTGTCTTCTTCTGGCCGGAGGCGGGCAGCGCCTTCGACCCGCCGTGGCAGCCGACGGTGGTCTATCCGGCCCGCGGCATCGGCGGGCTGTGGGCGGAGACCGGCCCGGCCGCCTCGACCGCGCTGATCCGGCTGCTGGGCGCCAACCGGGCGGCCATCCTCACCGCTCTCGACGCGCCCAGCACCACGACCGCCCTCGCCCACCGGCACGCTCTCGCGATGTCCTCGGTCTCCGCGCACCTGGTGGTGCTGCGGGACGCCGGGCTGCTCGCGTCGCGCCGCTACGGCCACCAGGTGCTGTACGAGCGGACGCCGCTGGGGGTCGCGCTGGCCGGCGGCGGGCTGCCGTGA
- the meaB gene encoding methylmalonyl Co-A mutase-associated GTPase MeaB, giving the protein MATLVEQAREGRPRAVARLISLVEGASPQLREVMAALAPLTGGAYVVGLTGSPGVGKSTSTSALVSAYRKAGKRVGVLAVDPSSPFSGGALLGDRVRMSEHASDPGVYIRSMATRGHLGGLAWAAPQAIRVLDAAGCDVILVETVGVGQSEVEIAAQADTSVVLLAPGMGDGIQAAKAGILEIGDVYVVNKADRDGADATARELNHMLGLGESREPGDWRPPIVKTVAARGEGIDEVIEALDKHRAWLEAGGALTERRRTRAAREVETIAVTALRARIGTLHGDAQLPALAARVAAGTLDPYAAADELVAGLTGQ; this is encoded by the coding sequence GTGGCCACGCTGGTCGAGCAGGCGCGGGAGGGCCGGCCCAGGGCCGTCGCCCGGCTGATCTCCCTGGTGGAGGGGGCCTCCCCGCAACTGCGCGAGGTGATGGCGGCGCTGGCACCGCTCACCGGCGGCGCCTACGTGGTGGGGCTGACCGGGTCGCCCGGCGTCGGCAAGTCCACCTCGACCTCGGCGCTGGTCAGCGCGTACCGCAAGGCGGGCAAGCGGGTCGGCGTGCTCGCCGTCGACCCCTCCTCGCCGTTCTCCGGCGGGGCGCTGCTCGGCGACCGGGTGCGGATGTCCGAGCACGCCTCCGACCCCGGCGTCTACATCCGCTCCATGGCCACCCGCGGCCACCTCGGCGGCCTGGCCTGGGCCGCCCCGCAGGCCATCCGGGTGCTCGACGCGGCCGGCTGCGACGTCATCCTGGTCGAGACGGTCGGTGTCGGGCAGTCCGAGGTGGAGATCGCCGCACAGGCGGACACCTCGGTGGTGCTGCTGGCCCCCGGCATGGGCGACGGCATCCAGGCCGCCAAGGCCGGCATCCTGGAGATCGGTGACGTCTACGTCGTCAACAAGGCCGACCGCGACGGCGCCGACGCCACCGCCCGCGAGCTCAACCACATGCTGGGCCTCGGCGAGTCCCGCGAGCCGGGCGACTGGCGCCCGCCCATCGTCAAGACGGTCGCCGCGCGCGGCGAGGGCATCGACGAGGTCATCGAGGCGCTGGACAAGCACCGGGCCTGGCTGGAGGCCGGCGGCGCGCTCACCGAGCGCCGGCGCACCCGCGCCGCCCGCGAGGTCGAGACGATCGCCGTCACCGCGCTGCGTGCCCGTATCGGCACCCTGCACGGCGACGCCCAGCTGCCGGCGCTCGCCGCCCGAGTCGCCGCGGGCACCCTCGACCCGTACGCGGCCGCCGACGAACTCGTCGCGGGCCTCACCGGCCAGTAG